In Vigna radiata var. radiata cultivar VC1973A unplaced genomic scaffold, Vradiata_ver6 scaffold_184, whole genome shotgun sequence, the sequence GTGGAAAGTTGTCTTATCAGTGGAAAGGATTGCGGATAAGTTTCTTAATATATAACATGTGTATACCCAccaactccattttgttgttaACTAGTTTTTTTATATGCAAAGGATAACTTATAAACatgataaatgaaaatataatgctatattttaataagaaaatcatACCATATCCAAATTAAAGTATTAAGagtttcaaatattaatatctatgaaaattaaattaattctcaataattttacattatctcataactttatattaatataagaaGGTATTCATTTACTGTGAAAGTTTATATTGATGTCTCCTATCTTATTAATTTACAAAGTAACTCGAAACTTAATTTGATAAAAGTTCCTTATAGTTGAAATAAAACTCAAATATGTGTATTGTaaatgtttgtatgtgtttttttCCAAGTTTTCAAGATTATTTGTAGATAATATTTTCAGTTGTAGTACTCACATTTCCATTTTCCTATAATTAGgatttttcaatcttttatttgttttgactCTAGAAAGAATAACAAAGAGTTGTCCATGCGTAAATATTAGAAGTGATAGGTAAAGTTCAACTCTTGTAAGAGATTATCATGGACTCTTATtgattcattataaaataaagtgatATTAAGAATTgtcttctttaaaatttaaaagacaatCATTGCAAAACAAAGTGATATTTagaattgttttctttaaaatttaaaaggcaATCCTTAATCAAAAGGTATTAAATTCATTCGCGGTATAAATATCTCTTACTCAATGTTTGAacttaaataagtaattttccTACTatttatcaaagacaacatgaaGTCAAGAACATGCTCTACAGATTCAATGGTTGGACATATAATTGCTCCATCATCAAAAAATCCAAAAGACATCATATTCAACACAAATTCGAGATAGAAAAAATGGACTAATGATAATAAAGGTGATCCattattttgagttaaaatataTGTTGGTATTTCAAGAATGTCATCACCATTTTCATTTATCTCCATCTCTAATTTTCAGTGTCCAATTAGTAAATTCTTTGATATTTGTTACATATTCGTTTGTAGCAATACTTTTTTTTACCacaagcaatttttttttaaatctcctTCCAAAACAACCTCTTTATCACCAAAAGGTTTATCATTGTTTTCATAATCAACATTTTTTCACAATGTCCTTCAATTTGATACTATGTTGTCCAAGAAAAAGTACgttcttttctaaatttgaatcctcaaggggcacaacaaaaataaatcaaagaagAAGGTAAAATAAGACAGAGATGAGAACGTCACAATCTAGTAGATTGATAAGTAAAGTAAAGATTCAccacaaagatgttaatctttgacAAGAATGAGAGTTATAATCCAAGAACCAAGATAATTATCTCTCAAAAATGCAAATCCATATATTATGACTAAAAAATGTCTACATATATAAGTTCTAAAAGAAAACCTAATGACATCATAtccaaaaataacttgaaaattaaaaacaaaaacaaattatttgtaattaaaataaaattacaatttatttaattttttaaattatttttcaattatgttcGTATAAAAAGTAACAATGATTAATAATATTCCAAGATTTAGAAGTCATAtgtttacatgttttaataatgaagtcatagagaagaaaaataataatgaagaaaattaaaagtcatGCATTtacatttccttttttttaaacatgttttggAAGCTAACtctgtttaaaatattaaaatcaagggagttactccctgtacctccccaattgcCTCTTTCACCttcccaatttttttaattttttttaattacaaaactgtccttattcttttacttttataccctttttacatttttattttttactttttttacctAACCCTAAATTTACCTTTACTCTCCTTCACAGCACCCCCCAAAACATTTTGAGCCCCGTGCCTCTTCTTCTCTCACGTTCTTTCCACATCCTTCAGTCCTTCGTTTACTTTGCTGAGTGGTAGTGCCTGAGTGTAGTGCAGTGCGGTGGTGCGGTGGGTGCAGTTCGGTGGTGTGGTGGTGCCGTGCGGGATCTTCCTTCCAGGTtcgtttttgtaattttttagtattattcGATTATCGTTGTGTGGTTGTGATTGTTGTGTGGCTGTTGTGTGCCTGCGAAGATGACATAACGTTGTTGTGTGCTTGTGAAGACGACAACATTTTAGGCCATAACGGATGTCGACGTCCGTCGACGGATACCCACATCCGTTTAAGCGGTTCCGAAGGAGTTACATACCTTGCCTCGTCGCTTTTTAACAGCTTCCCAGGTTTGATAGAGAACACGACCGATAGTGAACAACATATTCTTTCTTTGAGGCAATCTCAATATCTCAATCCACTTCACACcacaacaataaacaaaaatagtaGGAGAAAGAATTTCTGGAAAAAATAGGAGAAAAAATTACTGGGAGAAAAAAGAgtaaagatgaaattataaaaataaaaagaaaataaataggtTGGGGGTGagagaataaaatcataaaattttatttctaaatataaatttttactaaaggataaaataagaatagaaaaaataaggGAGAGGTGGGGGAGGCAATTGGAGAGGTACAAAGAGTAACTCCCTAAGatcaaataataaaactgaatgaaattttttttcatttaaattattttttatctcaaatgattttttttttctggtgaggagaaaattgtttttttaacaacatcaaacctgagttttatatttatttaattatttaaaagtgcAATCCGTCTAAAAACATGGGAGCAGATATCGGGTCGGGTTAGAAAAGTGAACTAACGGCGTGAATGATTGGTCTTGCTACAACTTACAAGTGTCTGCCTCTGAAGTGATCCCCAAGGACGCCGAATCTGACGCAATATAGCCCACGCCACCGTATTTGGGTCAGTCGGAGCCTCCGTCATGGAAGTCACAAAAGATCCTAACTCAAACCCGGGTCGCTTGGACGATTCAGATCCCGAACTCGAACTCTACACCATCCCAAGCTCTTCAAGTAAGCATTCTTTCTCCCAACCCTAATTTTTTCCTCTACCCGTTTCCACCTAACCAGCGTCGTTTTGTAAGGATGGTTCGCGTGGGACGAAATTCACGAAAGGGAGAGAACAGCATTCAAGGAATTCTTCGACGCGAGCTCCATTTCGAGAACGCCCAAGATATACAAAGAATACAGAGACTTCATCATCAACAAGTACAGGGAAGAGCCTTCCAGGAGGCTCACATTCACCGAGGTCAGAAAATCGTTGGTTGGTGACGTCACGTTTCTGCACAAGGCGTTCCATTTCCTAGAGAATTGGGGTTTGATCAACTACGGCACGCCCTCTGCCGCGGACGCGgagaaggaggaggaagaggagcCGTGCAAGGTTCGCCTCGAAGAAGGAACCCCCAATGGGATTCGGGTGGCGGCCACACCAAACTCGTTGAAGCCGATGTTGGTGCCTCGCGGTGCGAAGACCTGTGGAAATGCGACTGGGGCTTCTCTCAAATTGCCGCCGCTCGCCTCCTATTCGGACATTTATGGGGATTTGATTAGGCAGAAAGAGGGGAACTGTGGGCTTTGTGGTGGCAAATGTGGTTCAGGACATTACCGATGTACCCAggttattacttttttttttaaataattttcttatgcATTAAGGTATTTCTTTTAGTGATAGATTGTGCAATTCTTTGGTTCTATTTCCTCTTCATATCTGAGTGAAGGAGTGGGGGTCATCTGACATTTTGTTTCACGGTATTTGGTGCTTTGCACTGGGTTCGTCGTGTTTGGATGGTTAAAATCTTCTACATTAACTTTATGCCCGAAGAAGTGTGAATAAGGGAGGGATTTTGAGAACTGCATGATAACCTTTATTTCTCATGCTCTGAATAGAGGAGAGTGTTTTCTGCTTGTATACTTGTAAACCATTTCTACCCTTACATATGTATTATATTCATCTGTTGGAAAATGAAGTTTATTGACTTCATTTAACATCCCCATGGTCTCTTGAATGTATGCTGACAAAGCATGTTTGAAGTTAATTAATTTGGGGAGTTTTGTTTATCTATCTTTTGTCTGCCTCTTAAGCTAATTTTATAAAGTTCCATGTCATTAAGCTTTCTATCTGggatttttcttatatttctgGAACTGGTATCTTTATTggttattctatttttttttttaatattgtgcaggataatttcattatttgtgCAAATTGTTTCAAAAGTGGGAATTATGGGGAGAAAAGGTTTGCAGAGGATTTCGTATTGAGTGAGTCAAGTGAAAACAGTGGCAAGCATGACACTGTCTGGACTGAGGGAGAAATTCTTCTCCTTTTGGAATCTGTTTTGAAGCATGGGGATGACTGGGAACTGGTTGCTCAAAGTGTTCAAACCAAGACTAAACTTGATTGTATCTCAAAACTAATTGAGCTGCCTTTTGGAGAGCTCATGTTGGGCCCTGCTCACAGAAATGTCAACGGTAGTGGTGCTAATGGTATTGTGGtgaacaatgcaaaacaagttCAGTCATCTTCATCCGACtgccaagaaatttcaaaaacaaaggATCAACCTCCCGAGCTTACAAATGAAAATGAGCAGAACGGAGATGCTGTGAAGGAAAGTCCTTCAAAAAGACAGCGTGTCACTCCCTTGTCAGATTCCAGTGGTTCACTAATGAATCAGGTAGTCTTGAATTTCATGTCCTTTGTTATATGTGtaacttataatttttctaatctGTTGCATTCCCTTTTTACC encodes:
- the LOC106778856 gene encoding SWI/SNF complex subunit SWI3A, with protein sequence MEVTKDPNSNPGRLDDSDPELELYTIPSSSRWFAWDEIHERERTAFKEFFDASSISRTPKIYKEYRDFIINKYREEPSRRLTFTEVRKSLVGDVTFLHKAFHFLENWGLINYGTPSAADAEKEEEEEPCKVRLEEGTPNGIRVAATPNSLKPMLVPRGAKTCGNATGASLKLPPLASYSDIYGDLIRQKEGNCGLCGGKCGSGHYRCTQDNFIICANCFKSGNYGEKRFAEDFVLSESSENSGKHDTVWTEGEILLLLESVLKHGDDWELVAQSVQTKTKLDCISKLIELPFGELMLGPAHRNVNGSGANGIVVNNAKQVQSSSSDCQEISKTKDQPPELTNENEQNGDAVKESPSKRQRVTPLSDSSGSLMNQVGLISNVVDPHITAAAADAAVSALCDENLCPREIFDVEEDSARDLEGEGLEMERSSISEIPLPLRVRAATATALGAAAARAKLLADQEVREIEHLVATIIEAQIDKLLHKVKHFDDLELLMEKEHAEMEKLKDSILTERIDVLRRTFRSGITRWKDYSYVKS